A genomic window from Plodia interpunctella isolate USDA-ARS_2022_Savannah chromosome 29, ilPloInte3.2, whole genome shotgun sequence includes:
- the LOC128682215 gene encoding zinc finger protein 345-like isoform X1: MQKQPACRCCLAVDGKLVFIEDGDFSELYSDIVGMPVSAERLPRHVCVLCAHALRKFARFRARCRRLLLLMQQTLWHNSEVTIEYTRSLSLNYQELKPQYIQTKTQTLDILGGNSIDEINSNPLDFSEVSIECKVEKEEKRDNKNVIEELLEPKEETSKDVFYVEGNDSQYLDEVDDFDSFVDDVDDVNIETKYSKKKMKATKGTTKINKVTKPLQRKRKRESKSNKQVMLDYAESIGFNLTELSLDEQINEIEEKKREPGLVCELCGKRFNNSNCLKRHKHCHVFKPKSFMCDLCSWVFKKKNTLIEHILDHRYVFSCKSCDFKTKKRITLKAHHEFHQGKRYPCKYCDKVFEKVSSHFTHIRFKHESELPWCDLCGEAFIGDKGVLSHKKLTHNILDQYPYSCACDKRFRSEAALERHLLVKGCDLPSCVHCGESFPAGQMLKHHLIQRHIDGTVPNTFDCKSCIFRFYNLAALERHSCVALGACPQCGDSFESTQQLIDHINLTHDIFKCEECSRQFTSKHFKIHFLLKHAPRAPRAGRARKRVSGALETRIRKWRVVDGETIKQVESRPRERETAVVTHICEVCGKGFLNSTKLSIHKWRVHCSAHEHACALCHKTFKTREALDIHTRVHTGERPYQCSECPKAFKHRGAYTRHYLIHSGQRNHLCTMCEKSFQTSTGVKMHIQTAHMKMPWPAKHRGAKGAMRDH; this comes from the exons ATGCAGAAACAGCCGGCTTGTCGCTGCTGCCTGGCAGTGGACGGGAAGCTGGTTTTCATTGAAGACGGTGATTTCTCCGAGCTGTATTCAGACATCGTGGGAATGCCG GTGTCGGCGGAGCGCCTCCCTCGGCACGTGTGCGTGCTGTGCGCGCACGCGCTGCGCAAGTTCGCGCGCTTCCGGGCGCGCTGCCGCCGGCTGCTGCTCCTCATGCAGCAGACGCTGTGGCATAACTCCGAG GTAACGATCGAATACACCCGGTCGCTGTCTTTAAATTATCAAGAATTAAAACCCCAGTACATCCAGACTAAAACCCAAACATTGGACATTCTTGGTGGTAATAgtattgatgaaataaattccaATCCTTTAGATTTCTCGGAAGTATCAATTGAATGTAAAGtggaaaaagaagaaaaacgcGATAACAAAAATGTGATTGAAGAATTACTCGAACCGAAAGAAGAAACGTCGAaagatgtattttatgtagaaGGGAATGATTCACAATATTTAGATGAAGTTGATGATTTCGATTCATTCGTTGACGATGTAGACGACGTGAACATTGAAACTAAATacagtaaaaagaaaatgaaagcAACAAAAggtacaacaaaaataaataaagttacaaaACCGCTGCAACGTAAACGTAAACGCGAGTCTAAATCTAACAAACAGGTCATGCTAGATTACGCCGAGAGTATAGGTTTTAATTTGACAGAGTTGTCACTCGACGAACAAATAAATGAGattgaagaaaagaaaagggAGCCCGGCCTGGTCTGCGAGCTGTGCGGAAAGCGCTTCAACAATTCTAACTGTTTGAAACGCCACAAACACTGTCACGTTTTTAAACCCAAAAGTTTCATGTGCGACCTTTGCTCGTGggtttttaaaaagaaaaacacacTAATAGAACATATTCTAGATCATCGATACGTATTCAGCTGTAAATCTTGCGATTTTAAGACAAAAAAGCGTATCACTTTAAAAGCTCATCATGAATTTCATCAAGGAAAACGGTATCCGTGTAAATATTGTGATAAAGTATTCGAGAAAGTTAGCAGCCATTTCACTCACATCAGATTCAAGCATGAATCGGAGCTGCCTTGGTGCGATCTCTGTGGGGAAGCGTTCATCGGAGATAAAGGAGTTCTAAGTCACAAGAAGCTTACTCATAACATTCTAGACCAATATCCGTATTCTTGCGCGTGTGATAAGAGGTTCAGGAGTGAAGCTGCGTTAGAGAGACACTTGTTAGTGAAAGGCTGTGACCTACCGAGCTGCGTGCACTGCGGTGAATCGTTTCCCGCTGGTCAGATGCTGAAACACCATCTGATCCAGAGGCACATAGACGGCACAGTTCCAAACACGTTTGACTGCAAAAGCTGTATATTTCGGTTCTACAACCTCGCCGCTCTGGAGCGACACTCGTGCGTCGCGCTCGGGGCCTGCCCTCAGTGCGGAGACAGCTTCGAGTCCACACAACAGCTGATCGACCACATCAACCTGACGCATGACATCTTCAAATGTGAAGAG TGCTCGCGGCAGTTCACGAGCAAGCACTTCAAGATCCACTTCCTGCTGAAGCacgcgccgcgcgcgccgcgcgccgGCCGCGCGCGCAAGCGCGTCTCCGGCGCGCTCGAGACCCGG ATTCGTAAATGGCGGGTGGTGGACGGGGAGACGATCAAGCAAGTGGAGAGTCGGCCGCGCGAACGTGAGACTGCGGTCGTGACGCACATCTGTGAGGTCTGCGGGAAGGGGTTCTTG AACTCGACGAAGCTGTCGATCCACAAGTGGCGCGTGCACTGCAGCGCGCACGAGCACGCGTGCGCGCTCTGCCACAAGACCTTCAAGACCAGGGAGGCGCTCGAT ATCCACACGCGCGTGCACACCGGCGAGCGGCCGTACCAGTGCTCCGAGTGTCCGAAGGCGTTCAAACATCGCGGCGCCTACACGCGGCACTACTTG ATCCACTCAGGACAGCGCAATCACTTGTGTACGATGTGCGAGAAGAGCTTCCAGACGTCGACCGGCGTCAAGATGCACATCCAGACGGCGCACATGAAGATGCCGTGGCCGGCCAAGCACCGCGGCGCCAAGGGCGCGATGCGCGACCACTGA
- the LOC128682215 gene encoding zinc finger protein 85-like isoform X2, with protein sequence MQKQPACRCCLAVDGKLVFIEDGDFSELYSDIVGMPVSAERLPRHVCVLCAHALRKFARFRARCRRLLLLMQQTLWHNSEVTIEYTRSLSLNYQELKPQYIQTKTQTLDILGGNSIDEINSNPLDFSEVSIECKVEKEEKRDNKNVIEELLEPKEETSKDVFYVEGNDSQYLDEVDDFDSFVDDVDDVNIETKYSKKKMKATKGTTKINKVTKPLQRKRKRESKSNKQVMLDYAESIGFNLTELSLDEQINEIEEKKREPGLVCELCGKRFNNSNCLKRHKHCHVFKPKSFMCDLCSWVFKKKNTLIEHILDHRYVFSCKSCDFKTKKRITLKAHHEFHQGKRYPCKYCDKVFEKVSSHFTHIRFKHESELPWCDLCGEAFIGDKGVLSHKKLTHNILDQYPYSCACDKRFRSEAALERHLLVKGCDLPSCVHCGESFPAGQMLKHHLIQRHIDGTVPNTFDCKSCIFRFYNLAALERHSCVALGACPQCGDSFESTQQLIDHINLTHDIFKCEEIRKWRVVDGETIKQVESRPRERETAVVTHICEVCGKGFLNSTKLSIHKWRVHCSAHEHACALCHKTFKTREALDIHTRVHTGERPYQCSECPKAFKHRGAYTRHYLIHSGQRNHLCTMCEKSFQTSTGVKMHIQTAHMKMPWPAKHRGAKGAMRDH encoded by the exons ATGCAGAAACAGCCGGCTTGTCGCTGCTGCCTGGCAGTGGACGGGAAGCTGGTTTTCATTGAAGACGGTGATTTCTCCGAGCTGTATTCAGACATCGTGGGAATGCCG GTGTCGGCGGAGCGCCTCCCTCGGCACGTGTGCGTGCTGTGCGCGCACGCGCTGCGCAAGTTCGCGCGCTTCCGGGCGCGCTGCCGCCGGCTGCTGCTCCTCATGCAGCAGACGCTGTGGCATAACTCCGAG GTAACGATCGAATACACCCGGTCGCTGTCTTTAAATTATCAAGAATTAAAACCCCAGTACATCCAGACTAAAACCCAAACATTGGACATTCTTGGTGGTAATAgtattgatgaaataaattccaATCCTTTAGATTTCTCGGAAGTATCAATTGAATGTAAAGtggaaaaagaagaaaaacgcGATAACAAAAATGTGATTGAAGAATTACTCGAACCGAAAGAAGAAACGTCGAaagatgtattttatgtagaaGGGAATGATTCACAATATTTAGATGAAGTTGATGATTTCGATTCATTCGTTGACGATGTAGACGACGTGAACATTGAAACTAAATacagtaaaaagaaaatgaaagcAACAAAAggtacaacaaaaataaataaagttacaaaACCGCTGCAACGTAAACGTAAACGCGAGTCTAAATCTAACAAACAGGTCATGCTAGATTACGCCGAGAGTATAGGTTTTAATTTGACAGAGTTGTCACTCGACGAACAAATAAATGAGattgaagaaaagaaaagggAGCCCGGCCTGGTCTGCGAGCTGTGCGGAAAGCGCTTCAACAATTCTAACTGTTTGAAACGCCACAAACACTGTCACGTTTTTAAACCCAAAAGTTTCATGTGCGACCTTTGCTCGTGggtttttaaaaagaaaaacacacTAATAGAACATATTCTAGATCATCGATACGTATTCAGCTGTAAATCTTGCGATTTTAAGACAAAAAAGCGTATCACTTTAAAAGCTCATCATGAATTTCATCAAGGAAAACGGTATCCGTGTAAATATTGTGATAAAGTATTCGAGAAAGTTAGCAGCCATTTCACTCACATCAGATTCAAGCATGAATCGGAGCTGCCTTGGTGCGATCTCTGTGGGGAAGCGTTCATCGGAGATAAAGGAGTTCTAAGTCACAAGAAGCTTACTCATAACATTCTAGACCAATATCCGTATTCTTGCGCGTGTGATAAGAGGTTCAGGAGTGAAGCTGCGTTAGAGAGACACTTGTTAGTGAAAGGCTGTGACCTACCGAGCTGCGTGCACTGCGGTGAATCGTTTCCCGCTGGTCAGATGCTGAAACACCATCTGATCCAGAGGCACATAGACGGCACAGTTCCAAACACGTTTGACTGCAAAAGCTGTATATTTCGGTTCTACAACCTCGCCGCTCTGGAGCGACACTCGTGCGTCGCGCTCGGGGCCTGCCCTCAGTGCGGAGACAGCTTCGAGTCCACACAACAGCTGATCGACCACATCAACCTGACGCATGACATCTTCAAATGTGAAGAG ATTCGTAAATGGCGGGTGGTGGACGGGGAGACGATCAAGCAAGTGGAGAGTCGGCCGCGCGAACGTGAGACTGCGGTCGTGACGCACATCTGTGAGGTCTGCGGGAAGGGGTTCTTG AACTCGACGAAGCTGTCGATCCACAAGTGGCGCGTGCACTGCAGCGCGCACGAGCACGCGTGCGCGCTCTGCCACAAGACCTTCAAGACCAGGGAGGCGCTCGAT ATCCACACGCGCGTGCACACCGGCGAGCGGCCGTACCAGTGCTCCGAGTGTCCGAAGGCGTTCAAACATCGCGGCGCCTACACGCGGCACTACTTG ATCCACTCAGGACAGCGCAATCACTTGTGTACGATGTGCGAGAAGAGCTTCCAGACGTCGACCGGCGTCAAGATGCACATCCAGACGGCGCACATGAAGATGCCGTGGCCGGCCAAGCACCGCGGCGCCAAGGGCGCGATGCGCGACCACTGA